The proteins below are encoded in one region of Sminthopsis crassicaudata isolate SCR6 chromosome 1, ASM4859323v1, whole genome shotgun sequence:
- the EVI5L gene encoding EVI5-like protein isoform X6 codes for MPVKNQYSELLKMSSPCEKLIRRDIARTYPEHEFFKGQDSLGQEVLFNVMKAYSLVDREVGYCQGSAFIVGLLLMQMPEEEAFCVFVRLMQEYRLRELFKPSMAELGLCIYQFEYMLQEQLPDLNIHFRSQSFHTSMYASSWFLTLFLTTFPLPIATRVFDIFMYEGLEIVFRVGLALLQVNQMELMQLDMEGMSQYFQKVIPHQFDSCPDKLILKAYQVKYNPKKMKRLEKEYAAIKNKEMEEQIEIKRLRTENRLLKQRIETLEKESAALADRLIQGQVTRAQEAEENYVIKRELAVVKQQCSSATENLQKAQSTIRQLQEQQDNPRLTEEFVAHLETELEQSRMRETETLSALREMQDKVLDMEKRNNSLPDENNVARLQEELKGLKLRESEAVASLRELKLQVQELTDSWQAHLSRGGRWKESPRKLALSDLQDELMTVRLREAHALAEGRELRQRVVELETQDQIHRNLLNRVEAESAGLQEKLHYLVAQNKGLQTQLSESKRKHAEAECKSKEEVMAVRLREADSMAAVAEMRQRIAELEIQREEGMIQGQLNHSDSSQYIRELKDQIDELKAEVRLLKGPPPFEDPLAFDSLHLVRHLDEDSLPSSDEELLGVGVGAALQDALYPLSPRDARFFRRLDRPAKDSEGSTDSEADELAPSYGQSLGN; via the exons ATGCCAGTGAAGAACCAGTACTCTGAACTACTCAAAATGTCATCTCCTTGTGAGAAACTGATACGCCGGGACATCGCCCGGACCTACCCCGAGCATGAATTCTTCAAGGGGCAGGACAGTCTGGGCCAGGAGGTCCTCTTCAACGTCATGAAG GCCTACTCCCTAGTCGACCGAGAGGTGGGCTACTGTCAGGGCAGCGCCTTCATCGTCGGCCTGCTCCTGATGCAG ATGCCTGAGGAGGAGGCATTCTGTGTATTTGTGCGGTTGATGCAGGAATATCGTCTACGGGAACTTTTTAAGCCCAGCATGGCTGAGCTGGGGCTCTGTATATACCAGTTTGAATACATGCTACAG GAGCAGCTTCCAGACTTGAACATTCACTTTCGATCTCAGAGCTTCCATACTTCCATGTATGCCTCATCCTGGTTCCTCACACTCTTCCTCACAACCTTTCCCTTGCCAATCGCCACCCGAGTCTTCGACATCTTTATGTACGAG GGACTGGAAATTGTGTTCCGGGTGGGTCTGGCACTGCTGCAGGTGAACCAGATGGAGCTGATGCAGCTGGACATGGAGGGCATGTCACAA TACTTCCAAAAGGTGATACCCCATCAGTTTGATAGCTGTCCTGACAAGCTGATTCTCAAGGCCTACCAGGTCAAGTACAATCCCAAGAAGATGAAAAG GTTGGAGAAGGAATATGCTGCcatcaaaaacaaagaaatggaggAGCAAATAGAGATCAAA AGGCTACGGACAGAGAACCGGCTCCTGAAGCAGCGGATTGAGACACTAGAGAAG GAGAGTGCTGCTCTGGCTGATAGGTTAATCCAG gGGCAGGTCACCAGAGCCCAAGAGGCCGAGGAGAACTATGTCATCAAAAGGGAGTTAGCTGTGGTGAAGCAGCAGTGCAGCTCAGCCACTGAGAACCTCCAAAAGGCTCAGAGCACTATCCGGCAGCTCCAGGAGCAGCAG GATAATCCTCGTCTAACAGAAGAGTTTGTGGCCCATCTGGAGACAGAACTGGAGCAATCTCGAATGCGTGAAACAGAGACCCTGAGTGCCCTCCGAGAGATGCAGGACAAAGTCCTGGACATGGAGAAG AGGAACAACTCACTTCCTGATGAGAATAATGTGGCCCGGCTACAGGAAGAACTGAAAGGCCTAAAACTTCGGGAGAGTGAGGCCGTAGCCTCCCTTCGGGAGCTGAAATTGCAGGTTCAGGAGCTCACAGACAGCTGGCAG GCCCACCTCTCCCGGGGAGGGAGATGGAAGGAGTCTCCCCGGAAACTGGCCCTTAGTGACCTACAGGATGAACTGATGACCGTCCGGCTGCGAGAGGCCCATGCTCTGGCTGAAGGAAGGGAGCTGCGGCAGCGAGTGGTGGAGCTGGAGACACAG GACCAGATCCATCGAAACTTGCTGAACCGTGTAGAAGCAGAGAGTGCGGGCCTGCAGGAAAAGCTCCATTACCTGGTGGCTCAGAACAAAGGCCTGCAGACCCAACTGAGTGAGAGCAAACGCAAGCATGCTGAGGCTGAGTGTAAG AGCAAGGAGGAGGTGATGGCAGTAAGGCTCAGGGAGGCAGACAGCATGGCTGCTGTGGCAGAGATGAGGCAGCGGATCGCAGAGCTGGAGATTCAG AGAGAAGAAGGTATGATCCAGGGACAGCTCAACCACTCCGACTCCTCCCAGTACATCCGTGAGCTCAAGGATCAGATTGACGAACTCAAGGCCGAG GTTCGGCTACTGAAGGGCCCGCCCCCATTTGAGGACCCCTTGGCATTCGACAGCCTCCATTTGGTGCGTCATTTGGATGAGGATTCTCTGCCCTCCTCCGATGAGGAGctcctgggggtgggggtgggggcagcTCTGCAGGACGCCCTGTATCCTCTCTCCCCCCGAGATGCCCGGTTCTTCCGCCGACTAGACCGCCCCGCCAAGGACAGTGAGGGCAGCACGGACAGCGAAGCTGATGAGCTGGCCCCTTCCTATGGCCAGAGCCTGGGTAACTGA